Genomic segment of Vicinamibacteria bacterium:
TTTCGGCGTCGTGGTGGGGAAGGAGATTTTCGGAGGAACGGGATACAACATCCTCAATCCCGCACTCGTGGCCCGCGCATTCGTCTTCTTCGCCTATCCGGCGCAAATGTCGGGCGACGACGTCTGGATTGCCGCCCAGACCAGCACCGACGGCGTCAGTGGGGCGACCTGGCTCGCGGCGGCTGCGCTTCAGGGACAGTCCGCGCTGACCGCCGGGCTCGATTGGTGGGATGCCTTCTGGGGGTTGGTGCCGGGCTCGATGGGCGAGACGTCGTTCTTGGCGTGTCTTTTCGGCGCGCTGGTGCTGATCGTGACCGGCATCGGCTCGTGGCGCATCATCGTGAGCGTCACCGCAGGCACGGTGGCCGCTTCCCTGCTGCTGAATGTCATCGGCTCGGAAACGAACCCCTTTTTCGACGTCCCGTTCTGGTGGCATTTCGTGCTCGGAGGCTGGGCATTCGGCACGGTGTTCATGGCGACCGAGCCGGTGACCGCGCCGGGCACGGAAGGTGGTCGACTCGTCTACGGTTTCCTCATCGGCGTTCTCGTCGTGCTCATCCGTGTCGTCAACCCGGCCTATCCCGAAGGGATGATGCTCGCCATACTGTTCATGAACGTGTTTGCCCCCCTCATCGACCACTTCGCCATCCGGGCCAATGTGCGAAGACGTCGCTCACGCTATGCTGCGCGCGCCGCGGTGGAACGGGCAGGATAGAAGAGGATGGCGGTGAACCGCACGCGAAACAAGGAGTGCAGCAGGATAGCCCTCTCGACCCGAGGGTTTTGCCGCCCGCCGCAACTCTTTTGCGGCTTCCGGTTCTCGTCGCTAACATTGAGACAGACGGGGCCTCATGCAACGTAGCGCTGCCTACTCGATCGTTTTCGCGACCATCGTGTGTCTCGTTTGTGCCGTCGTCGTGTCGTCCTCCGCGGTGTCCCTCAAGGAAAAGCAGGAGACGAACGCCTACCTCGACAAACAACGAAACGTACTCGTTGCCGCCGGTCTGGCGGGCGACTCGGAGGAGCTGTCGTCCGAGGAAGTGGAGCGTCGCTTCGAGCCAATCGTCTCGACGGTGGTAAGCCTCGAGACCGGTGAGCCGCTGCCCGACGTGGACCCGGCGAGCTTCGATCAGAGGAAAGTCGCTTCGGATCCGGCCACCTCCTCGCCGGCGCCCAGAAACCCGGCGGGGGTGGAAAGGGTTCCCGAGCAGGCACT
This window contains:
- a CDS encoding NADH:ubiquinone reductase (Na(+)-transporting) subunit B produces the protein MRFLRTLLDKQEKLFSKGGRLERLHPLHEAGDTFLFTPGKTTDGASHIRDALDLKRTMMVVVASLAGTVFMAFYNTGFQANLAISKGALPLDNWQTAAMETLALGFDPSSFLASFVHGGLYYVPVLVTTFAVGGGWEVVFAAVRRHEVNEGFLVTGMLFPLILPPTIPLWEVALGISFGVVVGKEIFGGTGYNILNPALVARAFVFFAYPAQMSGDDVWIAAQTSTDGVSGATWLAAAALQGQSALTAGLDWWDAFWGLVPGSMGETSFLACLFGALVLIVTGIGSWRIIVSVTAGTVAASLLLNVIGSETNPFFDVPFWWHFVLGGWAFGTVFMATEPVTAPGTEGGRLVYGFLIGVLVVLIRVVNPAYPEGMMLAILFMNVFAPLIDHFAIRANVRRRRSRYAARAAVERAG